From Macrobrachium rosenbergii isolate ZJJX-2024 chromosome 55, ASM4041242v1, whole genome shotgun sequence, a single genomic window includes:
- the RpLP0 gene encoding large ribosomal subunit protein uL10: MVRVDKTTWKANYFTKITQLFDEYSRCFIVGADNVGSKQMQEIRIALRGHAVVLMGKNTMIRKAIRGHLENIPALERLLPHIVTNVGFVFTNEDLAEIRDKLLANKKRAPARPGAIAPCAVTIPAQNTGLGPEKTSFFQALQIPTKISRGTIEIVNDVQLMKEGDKVGASEATLLNMLNISPFTYGLAVQQVYDQGTVFSPKVLDITDDDLMGTFQTGLNNVAAVSLAIGFPTIASVPHSVVNGFKRLLALAAVTDITFKQAETLKEFLADPSKFAAAAAAAAPAASAAASAPAAEAAKEEEPEEESDD; the protein is encoded by the exons ATGGTTAGGGTGGACAAAACGACATGGAAGGCAAATTACTTCACCAAGATAACTCAGCTTTTTGATGAATACAGCCGTTGCTTCATTGTCGGAGCTGACAATGTTGGTTCCAAGCAGATGCAGGAGATTCGCATTGCTCTCCGTGGACATGCTGTTGTTCTTATGGGAAAGAACACCATGATTCGCAAAGCCATCCGTGGTCATTTGGAGAACATCCCTGCTTTGGAGAG GCTTCTTCCTCACATTGTGACCAATGTTGGCTTTGTTTTCACCAATGAAGATCTTGCCGAAATTCGTGACAAGCTTCTGGCCAATAAGAAGAGGGCTCCAGCTCGTCCTGGTGCTATTGCTCCTTGTGCAGTAACCATCCCTGCCCAGAACACTGGATTGGGTCCTGAGAAGACAAGTTTCTTCCAGGCTTTGCAGATCCCCACTAAGATTTCCAGGGGTACCATTGAAATTGTG aatgATGTGCAGCTGATGAAGGAAGGTGACAAGGTGGGTGCTAGCGAAGCCACGCTTCTCAACATGTTGAACATTTCCCCCTTCACCTATGGTTTGGCTGTCCAGCAAGTGTATGACCAGGGCACTGTCTTCTCTCCCAAAGTGCTTGATATCACTGATGATGATCTCATGGGAACATTCCAGACA GGTCTGAATAATGTTGCTGCTGTGTCACTAGCAATTGGCTTCCCAACAATTGCTTCTGTGCCACACTCCGTTGTCAATGGCTTCAAGAGGTTGTTGGCTCTGGCAGCTGTAACAGACATTACTTTCAAGCAGGCAGAGACACTCAAGGAGTTCTTGGCT GATCCAAGCAAGTTTGCAGcagctgctgctgcagctgctcctgcagcttctgctgctgcttcagCTCCAGCTGCTGAAGCCGCAAAGGAAGAGGAGCCAGAGGAGGAATCTGATGATTGA